Proteins found in one Mytilus edulis chromosome 2, xbMytEdul2.2, whole genome shotgun sequence genomic segment:
- the LOC139510553 gene encoding uncharacterized protein, which produces MEISISEFLTQLGPEFLKYEEIFLENEFRDSSALRAMDIESDLDLIFCEPPLPLGRKRKIQMAIRNLKAATAIYPESLDQPSTSTLSSKPVSDFDNNNNGMEKIRQKILCEIKEKESVRSDLMSRRRDMDILVVDPDPIGPYKTTRCGNCHLRGHKADGNRGNKPCSLSPCKDWRDCGQKDKHPEFKKESKQIDREIKTVDKEMDELKTELARISSFEEKTTTSFISVIKERLRAIDKLKYLNTNILMRDVIALKDYYKSDIPCHPHSQDKDEFSRILTRKICKSTARYQLPKVSPFYEDISDTDDLPPLALNKSAKKIKPSATITSSPPHCSQNPYIFSPFTSTGNQQMAPPVNMSNLTTNSQQSQYPYGFYPGYYGFNPYYYSYAYQQQMHVQPPLPLDPPPQNPPLPDSE; this is translated from the coding sequence ATGGAAATTTCGATCAGTGAATTTTTAACTCAGTTAGGGCCAGAGTTCTTAAAATATGAAgagatatttttagaaaatgagTTTAGGGATAGCAGTGCACTTCGTGCAATGGATATAGAGAGTGATTTGGATTTAATTTTTTGTGAACCACCATTACCTTTAGGAAGAAAAAGAAAGATACAAATGGCAATAAGAAATTTAAAAGCTGCAACAGCCATCTATCCAGAAAGTTTGGACCAGCCTAGTACTAGTACACTATCATCAAAGCCTGTCTCTGATTTTGACAATAACAACAATGGTATggaaaaaataagacaaaagatCCTatgtgaaattaaagaaaaagagaGTGTTAGAAGCGATTTGATGTCGAGAAGAAGAGATATGGATATATTAGTAGTGGATCCAGATCCAATTGGTCCTTACAAAACTACAAGATGTGGTAATTGTCATTTGCGTGGTCACAAGGCTGATGGGAACAGGGGGAATAAACCCTGTTCCCTCTCCCCATGCAAGGACTGGAGAGATTGTGGACAAAAAGATAAACATCCAGAGTTCAAAAAAGAGTCAAAGCAGATTGACAGAGAAATTAAAACTGTTGACAAAGAAATGGATGAACTGAAAACTGAACTTGCCAGAATTTCCTCATTTGAGGAAAAGACCACAACATCATTTATTAGCGTTATAAAGGAACGTTTAAGGGCTATAGACAAGCTAAAATACCTCAATACAAATATCTTAATGAGGGATGTAATAGCTCTTAAGGACTATTACAAGAGTGATATCCCATGCCATCCTCATTCTCAGGATAAAGATGAGTTTTCCAGGATTCTTACTAGAAAGATATGCAAATCTACTGCCAGATACCAGCTGCCAAAAGTGTCCCCTTTTTACGAGGACATCTCTGACACTGATGACCTCCCTCCTCTGGCTCTGAACAAGTCTGCCAAAAAAATAAAGCCATCTGCAACTATTACCAGCTCACCACCTCATTGTAGTCAGAATCCATATATCTTTTCCCCATTCACAAGTACCGGTAATCAGCAAATGGCACCACCAGTGAACATGTCCAATTTAACTACAAACAGTCAACAAAGTCAATATCCATATGGATTTTATCCAGGGTATTATGGATTTAATCCATATTATTATTCGTATGCATACCAGCAACAAATGCATGTTCAGCCACCACTACCCTTAGATCCTCCACCTCAAAATCCTCCACTACCAGACTCCGAATAG